Proteins encoded together in one Marinobacter sp. Arc7-DN-1 window:
- a CDS encoding N-6 DNA methylase, with the protein MAQLENIDAIEKRLWKAADTLRSNSELASNEYFLPVMGLIFLRHAYSRYLSVKNEIVKTLPTRGGITRALTKEDFSQKSAIYLKPEAQFDHLVALTDADNRAEAIIQAMESIEADYSNLRNQLPKQEYNTIPNEVLGTLLRHLNPEELQRATGDIFGRIYEYFLTQFADQGAHDGGEFFTPVSLVQLIVNILEPDHGKVFDPACGSGGMFVQSAHFMERHAQDPHELTFYGHEKNRVTTRLAKMNMAVHGLEGNVEGGETAITYYNDPHDGLFGTVDYLMANPPFNVDEVDADKIKGDRRRLPFGLPGVNKNKKVSNANYLWIQYFYSYLNDTGKAGFVMSSQASSAGRDEAKVREQLVRTGHVDIMVDIRGNFFYTRSVPCQLWFLNKNKPEHLKDKVLMLDARSVYRKVTRKIYDFSPEQQQNLTAIVWLYRGQNERFIELVRHYIDRSLLEARACEYLEKPSCQPLPDFLNQLNRVSKAFLPFMDKLEQDGIDIEHYVDFLNTKGSVESGWSAFEIGTNNLQKWWNQYAYDDASSLLEFTEQDACLKELANQSRDLIKEVDLAYKLATRVIELAEANGAKESELWDSTLLNGRGRKNLRKAADEARKVAVEQLKQVRYFYKQAHWLLSHFPEGQLRDVEGLVRLVDISEIEAADWSLTPGRYVGVAPEEVGEDFDFEEALKDIHIELKGLNAEAVELAEKIARNFEELGV; encoded by the coding sequence ATGGCACAACTGGAAAACATAGACGCAATTGAAAAACGCCTGTGGAAGGCCGCAGACACGCTGCGCAGCAACTCGGAGCTGGCCAGTAACGAATACTTCCTTCCCGTTATGGGCCTTATTTTTCTGCGCCATGCCTACAGCCGTTATCTCTCCGTAAAGAACGAGATTGTCAAAACGCTGCCCACCCGGGGTGGTATAACCCGGGCATTGACCAAAGAAGACTTCTCCCAGAAAAGTGCCATCTACCTGAAGCCAGAAGCACAGTTCGATCACCTGGTAGCGCTGACCGATGCTGACAACCGGGCCGAAGCCATCATCCAGGCCATGGAATCCATCGAGGCGGATTACAGCAACCTGCGCAACCAGTTGCCCAAGCAGGAATACAACACCATCCCGAACGAAGTGCTCGGTACCCTGCTCCGGCACCTGAACCCGGAAGAACTGCAACGGGCCACCGGCGATATCTTCGGGCGGATTTACGAATACTTTCTTACCCAGTTTGCCGACCAGGGTGCCCACGACGGCGGCGAGTTCTTCACCCCGGTGTCGCTGGTTCAACTGATCGTCAACATACTGGAGCCGGACCACGGAAAGGTGTTCGACCCGGCCTGCGGCTCCGGCGGCATGTTCGTACAAAGCGCACACTTTATGGAGCGCCACGCCCAGGATCCACACGAACTCACCTTCTACGGCCACGAAAAGAACCGGGTAACCACCAGACTGGCCAAAATGAACATGGCCGTACACGGGCTGGAAGGCAACGTAGAAGGGGGCGAAACAGCCATCACCTACTACAACGATCCACACGATGGCCTGTTCGGCACCGTAGACTATTTAATGGCCAACCCGCCGTTCAACGTCGACGAAGTGGATGCCGACAAGATCAAAGGCGATCGTCGCCGGCTGCCTTTCGGCCTGCCCGGCGTAAACAAGAACAAAAAAGTGAGCAACGCCAACTACCTGTGGATTCAGTATTTCTACAGCTACCTGAACGACACCGGCAAAGCCGGGTTTGTGATGTCCAGCCAAGCCTCCAGCGCCGGACGGGATGAAGCCAAAGTACGTGAACAACTTGTGCGAACCGGCCACGTGGACATCATGGTGGATATCCGGGGCAACTTCTTTTACACCCGCTCTGTACCCTGCCAGCTCTGGTTTCTGAACAAGAACAAACCAGAACACCTGAAAGACAAGGTGCTGATGCTGGATGCCCGCAGCGTCTACCGCAAAGTCACCCGCAAGATCTATGACTTCAGCCCCGAGCAACAACAGAACCTGACGGCGATTGTCTGGCTCTACCGCGGGCAGAACGAAAGGTTTATCGAACTGGTCAGACATTACATCGACCGCTCTCTCCTGGAAGCCCGGGCCTGTGAGTATCTGGAGAAGCCATCCTGCCAGCCATTGCCGGATTTCCTCAACCAGCTTAACCGGGTGTCCAAAGCCTTCCTGCCCTTCATGGACAAGTTGGAGCAGGATGGAATAGACATTGAACACTACGTCGACTTCCTCAACACCAAAGGCTCCGTAGAAAGTGGCTGGTCCGCATTCGAGATCGGGACGAACAACCTGCAAAAGTGGTGGAACCAGTACGCCTACGACGATGCCAGCAGCCTGCTGGAATTCACCGAACAGGATGCCTGCCTGAAAGAACTGGCCAACCAGAGCCGGGACCTGATCAAAGAGGTGGACCTGGCCTACAAGCTGGCCACCCGTGTGATCGAACTGGCTGAAGCCAACGGCGCCAAAGAAAGCGAACTCTGGGACAGCACCCTCCTCAATGGTCGTGGCCGCAAAAACCTGAGGAAAGCTGCCGACGAAGCCCGCAAAGTGGCTGTCGAGCAATTAAAACAGGTGCGCTACTTCTACAAACAGGCCCACTGGCTGCTCAGCCACTTCCCGGAAGGCCAATTGAGGGACGTGGAAGGGCTGGTCAGACTGGTGGACATCAGCGAGATTGAAGCCGCCGACTGGAGCCTGACACCCGGACGTTATGTGGGCGTGGCACCGGAAGAAGTAGGCGAAGACTTCGACTTCGAAGAAGCCCTCAAGGATATTCATATCGAGTTGAAGGGGCTCAATGCCGAGGCGGTGGAACTGGCTGAAAAGATTGCCAGGAACTTTGAGGAGTTGGGGGTATGA
- a CDS encoding TAXI family TRAP transporter solute-binding subunit has translation MKTQIVMAAAFASTLVVANPVAAQDREGWPDNFTVGTASQGGTYFAYGSGWANFVAENLGISGGAEITGGPMQNMALVHTGDLQFGLTTMGPARESMEGNSPLAPGLQMDNVCAIFPMYQTPFSVTALSSSGITSISDIPDGATIGFGPAGSTSDTYFPRMMETLGVNFERRNGSWSDLGGQLQDGLIDVVAFAAGIPIPAVSQLEVQTDVNIIGMTDAEAKKITDNFPVSEFVIPASTYQSLEKDSRVVSMWNFAIANCDVPESLVYEITKLTMENNDKMVSIHKAAKTSIPKNYTKNTVLPWHPGAARWFNENGYEIPESQIK, from the coding sequence ATGAAAACCCAAATCGTTATGGCGGCAGCGTTCGCGTCTACCCTGGTCGTGGCCAATCCGGTTGCTGCTCAGGATCGTGAAGGCTGGCCGGACAACTTTACCGTGGGTACGGCAAGTCAGGGCGGAACCTATTTCGCCTATGGTTCCGGTTGGGCCAACTTTGTGGCTGAGAACCTTGGGATTTCCGGCGGCGCCGAGATTACTGGCGGCCCGATGCAGAACATGGCGCTGGTGCACACCGGTGATCTGCAGTTTGGTCTGACCACCATGGGTCCGGCCCGGGAATCCATGGAAGGCAACAGCCCTCTGGCTCCGGGTTTACAGATGGACAACGTCTGCGCCATCTTCCCGATGTACCAGACCCCGTTCTCTGTTACCGCCCTGTCCAGCTCGGGCATTACCTCCATTTCTGATATTCCTGATGGCGCCACGATCGGCTTTGGCCCTGCCGGCTCCACTTCGGATACCTATTTCCCGCGCATGATGGAAACCCTGGGTGTGAATTTCGAGCGCCGTAATGGCAGCTGGTCTGATCTGGGTGGGCAGCTCCAGGATGGTCTGATTGACGTGGTGGCTTTTGCCGCGGGTATCCCCATCCCGGCTGTCAGCCAACTGGAAGTTCAGACCGACGTGAACATCATCGGCATGACCGACGCGGAAGCCAAGAAGATCACCGATAACTTCCCGGTCTCCGAGTTTGTCATTCCGGCGAGCACTTACCAATCCCTGGAAAAAGACTCTCGTGTGGTATCCATGTGGAACTTTGCCATCGCCAACTGCGACGTTCCGGAAAGCCTGGTGTATGAAATTACCAAGCTGACCATGGAGAACAACGACAAGATGGTTTCCATCCACAAGGCGGCAAAGACGTCCATCCCGAAAAACTATACCAAGAACACCGTTCTGCCCTGGCATCCGGGTGCGGCTCGCTGGTTCAACGAAAACGGTTACGAGATTCCTGAAAGCCAGATCAAGTAA
- a CDS encoding TRAP transporter permease has translation MTTEHSPKDPTPALPDDDHILAHDVDEEPVEANRRLFEGWLLKFVTVLTISYSSFHLYSLNIAPMETWSYRIVHVAGALVLGFILYAGARFLSREEGGARHKWTTWFGGVALLPALYALYQTFSFSQMVANGTIRIPPELETWHFGWPLLAATALGIVLGWFHQRERSRFSMPDLVLIVCSIAVAAYLLVVYNTSMRMTTGTSFAPVGISFAAVAGTALIMELTRRVAGLALVVISLVFLVYVFAGPYLPGFLGFPGLSVQRFFSQVYTDAGILGPTTAVSSTYIILFIIFAAFLQASKVGDYFVNFAFAAAGRSRGGPAKVAIFASGLMGMINGTSAGNVVSTGSLTIPLMKKVGYSKKSAGAVEAAASTGGQIMPPIMGAGAFIMAEITGIPYTEIAVAAIIPAVLYFASVYFMVDFEAAKLGMRGMREDELPKLRKLIRQVYLFIPIIILIYALFEGYSVIRAGTLATVSAAVVSWFSPNKMGLRAILRALDIASMMSIQIIVVCAAAGIIVGVISLTGVGARFSVLLLDVAEASQLLALIFAMFISILLGMGMPTTAAYAVAASVVAPGLVQLGIEPLTAHFFVFYFAVVSAITPPVALASYAAAGISGANAMETSVASFRIGIAAFIVPFMFFYNSALLMDGDWLVIARALVTATFGVYLLSGGVLGWFGKVSAAWVVRIMLIAAALLMIEGGLWTDMAGVALAVISFLVQRQRRQRLAPLAV, from the coding sequence ATGACCACCGAACACTCCCCCAAGGATCCGACCCCGGCGCTGCCGGACGACGACCATATTCTTGCCCACGATGTTGACGAGGAGCCGGTTGAGGCCAATCGTCGCCTGTTTGAAGGCTGGTTGCTGAAATTTGTTACCGTGCTGACGATCAGCTATTCGTCATTCCATCTCTATTCCCTGAACATTGCCCCGATGGAAACCTGGAGTTACCGCATCGTTCACGTGGCGGGTGCGCTGGTACTCGGCTTTATACTGTATGCCGGTGCCCGGTTTCTATCCCGTGAAGAGGGTGGCGCGCGCCATAAGTGGACCACCTGGTTTGGTGGCGTTGCCCTGTTGCCTGCCCTTTATGCGCTTTACCAGACGTTTTCCTTCAGCCAGATGGTAGCCAACGGCACCATACGGATTCCGCCCGAGCTGGAAACCTGGCATTTTGGCTGGCCTCTGCTGGCGGCCACCGCTCTTGGTATTGTTCTGGGCTGGTTCCATCAGCGTGAGCGCTCGCGGTTCAGCATGCCCGATCTGGTGCTGATTGTGTGCTCGATTGCCGTCGCTGCCTATCTACTGGTGGTTTACAACACAAGCATGCGTATGACCACTGGCACCTCGTTTGCGCCGGTGGGCATTTCCTTCGCCGCCGTTGCCGGCACCGCCCTGATCATGGAACTGACCCGCCGGGTCGCCGGGCTGGCGCTGGTGGTAATTAGTCTGGTGTTCCTGGTTTATGTTTTTGCCGGTCCTTATCTGCCTGGCTTCCTGGGTTTTCCGGGGTTGTCCGTGCAGCGCTTTTTCAGTCAGGTGTATACCGATGCCGGAATTTTGGGGCCCACCACGGCGGTGTCCTCCACCTACATCATTCTGTTCATCATCTTTGCCGCTTTCCTTCAGGCGTCGAAGGTCGGCGATTACTTCGTTAACTTCGCCTTCGCGGCAGCCGGCCGCTCCCGCGGCGGCCCCGCGAAGGTGGCCATCTTTGCCTCTGGTCTGATGGGTATGATCAATGGCACCAGTGCCGGTAACGTGGTTTCCACCGGTTCGCTGACCATCCCGCTGATGAAAAAGGTGGGTTACTCCAAGAAATCCGCTGGCGCGGTTGAGGCTGCGGCATCTACAGGTGGACAGATAATGCCGCCGATTATGGGGGCGGGCGCCTTCATCATGGCGGAAATCACCGGTATTCCTTATACCGAAATCGCTGTTGCGGCGATCATTCCTGCGGTGCTGTATTTTGCATCGGTCTACTTCATGGTGGATTTCGAGGCGGCGAAACTGGGCATGCGTGGCATGCGTGAGGACGAGCTGCCGAAGCTTCGCAAGCTGATCAGGCAGGTGTACCTGTTCATTCCCATCATTATTCTGATCTATGCCCTCTTTGAGGGCTATTCGGTGATTCGTGCCGGCACCCTGGCGACCGTCTCGGCGGCGGTGGTGAGCTGGTTCTCCCCGAACAAGATGGGGCTCCGTGCCATCCTTCGGGCCCTGGATATTGCCTCGATGATGTCCATCCAGATCATCGTGGTCTGTGCGGCTGCCGGTATCATTGTGGGTGTGATTTCTCTCACCGGTGTCGGAGCTCGGTTCTCGGTATTGTTGCTGGATGTGGCCGAAGCCAGCCAACTGCTGGCACTGATATTTGCCATGTTCATTTCCATCCTGCTGGGCATGGGAATGCCCACGACAGCGGCCTATGCGGTGGCTGCGTCGGTGGTGGCGCCGGGCCTGGTTCAACTGGGTATTGAGCCGCTGACAGCACACTTCTTTGTGTTCTACTTTGCCGTGGTCTCTGCCATTACCCCGCCGGTTGCGCTGGCCTCCTACGCGGCGGCCGGTATTTCCGGAGCCAACGCCATGGAAACGTCGGTGGCTTCGTTCCGGATTGGCATTGCGGCGTTTATCGTCCCGTTCATGTTCTTCTACAACAGTGCACTGTTGATGGATGGGGACTGGCTTGTTATCGCCCGCGCCCTGGTGACCGCAACCTTTGGTGTGTACCTGTTGTCTGGTGGCGTACTGGGCTGGTTCGGCAAGGTCAGTGCTGCCTGGGTGGTCCGTATCATGCTGATTGCCGCGGCGCTGCTGATGATCGAAGGCGGCCTGTGGACGGATATGGCGGGTGTCGCCCTGGCGGTAATCTCGTTCCTGGTTCAGCGCCAGCGCAGGCAACGTCTGGCGCCTTTGGCAGTCTGA
- a CDS encoding sensor histidine kinase yields MSYRIGVFLIFGLTLLVSWTLGGWAGYRQVEQESLEESFRYRQLVANELNRYLPIPELMAEHPLLEKALRTPDDPGVILQANEEMQRMATIVGSSDVYLMDVNGLTIAANNYQQEDSFVGSNYAFRPYFSEALATRDSAIYFALGLMSNVRGLYFSHPVLDSQGSVLGVIAVKVLVHELESQWHRPASLSEAEMVVLDRDGISFLASKPRWLYRDFEPYTGTTPAAESYQRYPDRDLTPINMKRLGRPWGVSDRSEKIHLVGSDAGGDYLSVRTDLPRLDWTLQVMVSTRSVIWTRLAFLVGGAALFFGGLLTWLYLRERYRREAELALRGEQLERRVAERTADLESSNCKLLEEIRERERTQNELRETQQELIQAAKLAVLGQMSAGLNHEMNQPLTAIQTYARNSRRFLEKGAEDMVDANLSEIIALCDKMAELTRQFKVFARKSEGPPAVVDLRQSVDASLKIILAQKSSADIDIRWNRPDHPVMCHGDLIRIEQVMVNLMANAVQAVEESRHPQVGIDIEEAEDCWKCLVRDNGPGLKGNTEQIFEPFFTTKSVKQGLGLGLSISRQIVDALGGTLTGRNRMDGPGAEFVLTLRKREATE; encoded by the coding sequence ATGTCCTACCGGATTGGCGTTTTCCTTATTTTTGGCCTGACCCTTCTGGTGTCCTGGACACTCGGAGGCTGGGCTGGCTATCGGCAGGTGGAACAGGAAAGCCTTGAGGAATCGTTTCGTTACCGTCAGCTTGTCGCCAACGAACTGAACCGGTATCTCCCCATCCCTGAGCTCATGGCCGAGCATCCCCTGCTCGAGAAAGCCCTGAGAACTCCGGACGACCCGGGGGTCATTCTGCAAGCCAACGAAGAGATGCAGCGGATGGCCACGATCGTGGGCAGCTCTGATGTCTATCTGATGGATGTGAACGGCCTGACCATTGCTGCCAACAACTATCAGCAGGAAGACAGCTTCGTGGGTAGCAACTACGCTTTTCGCCCATACTTTTCAGAGGCTTTGGCAACCCGGGATTCGGCCATCTATTTTGCTTTGGGGCTGATGTCCAATGTGCGTGGCCTGTATTTTTCGCACCCCGTTCTGGATAGCCAGGGCTCGGTGCTGGGCGTTATTGCCGTCAAGGTCCTTGTTCACGAGCTGGAGTCCCAGTGGCACCGCCCTGCGTCGCTGAGTGAGGCGGAAATGGTGGTGCTGGACCGGGACGGCATCAGCTTCCTGGCCAGTAAGCCACGATGGCTTTACCGGGACTTCGAACCCTATACCGGCACAACGCCGGCGGCTGAATCCTACCAACGCTATCCGGACCGGGACCTGACGCCCATCAACATGAAGCGGCTCGGGCGTCCCTGGGGTGTGTCTGACCGGTCTGAAAAAATCCATCTGGTTGGGAGTGATGCTGGCGGGGATTATCTGAGTGTCCGTACCGATCTGCCCAGGCTGGACTGGACACTGCAGGTAATGGTGAGCACCCGCTCCGTTATCTGGACCCGGCTGGCATTTCTTGTTGGCGGTGCGGCCTTGTTTTTCGGAGGCTTGCTGACCTGGCTCTATCTCCGGGAGCGTTATCGCCGGGAGGCTGAACTGGCCTTGAGGGGAGAGCAGCTGGAGAGGAGGGTGGCCGAACGAACCGCCGATCTGGAGAGCTCTAACTGCAAGCTACTGGAAGAAATCCGCGAGCGTGAGCGTACCCAGAACGAACTCCGGGAAACCCAGCAGGAACTGATCCAGGCCGCCAAGCTGGCCGTTCTGGGGCAGATGTCGGCGGGCCTGAACCATGAAATGAACCAGCCACTGACTGCGATACAGACTTACGCCAGAAACAGCCGCCGTTTCCTTGAGAAAGGCGCGGAAGACATGGTCGACGCCAACCTGTCGGAGATTATCGCGCTGTGTGACAAGATGGCGGAGCTGACGCGGCAGTTCAAGGTGTTTGCCCGCAAATCCGAAGGGCCGCCGGCGGTGGTAGACTTGCGACAGTCTGTTGATGCGTCCCTCAAGATCATCCTGGCTCAGAAATCCAGTGCCGATATCGACATCCGGTGGAACCGGCCGGACCACCCGGTGATGTGCCACGGTGACCTGATTCGCATTGAGCAAGTGATGGTGAACCTGATGGCCAATGCGGTGCAGGCGGTGGAGGAATCGCGGCATCCGCAGGTGGGGATTGATATTGAGGAAGCCGAAGATTGCTGGAAATGCCTGGTTCGGGATAACGGTCCCGGCCTTAAGGGCAATACCGAGCAGATCTTTGAACCGTTTTTCACCACCAAATCGGTGAAACAGGGGCTGGGCCTGGGGTTGTCAATTTCACGCCAGATTGTCGACGCCCTCGGTGGCACCCTTACAGGACGGAACCGTATGGACGGCCCGGGTGCCGAATTTGTGTTAACCCTTAGGAAGCGGGAGGCGACGGAATGA